CGCGGCTGGTACGGGTTTGGCGCGATGTCGTCCACCCGGGCCTGCTGCACTCCCTCCGCCGCCTCCGGCCACGCTTCGTCAATCTGCGGGATCAGCGACCCCAGTCCCCTGTGTTTCGTCTCCAATCCTCATCACTTCCTTCGCAAGTTCTGTGTAAGCCTCGGCACCCTTCGATCTCGGATCGTACACGATGATCGGCTGTCCGTAGCTGGGCGACTCGGACAGCCGCACCGACCGCGGAATCACCGCCTCGAACACCCGCGCCCCAAACCGCTCTCGCACCCGCTCTGCCACCTCCCGCGAAAGCTTCGTGCGCCCGTCGAACATCGTCAGCACCACCCCCATCAGCCGCAGCCCGGGGTTCAGGTGCTTTTCCACCAGCCCCACCGTCCGCCCCAATTGCGCCAGCCCCTCCAGCGCGTAGTATTCACACTGGATGGGTATCAGCACCCACCGCGCCCCTGTCAGGCAGTTAACCGTCAGCAGCCCAAGTGACGGCGGCGTGTCCAGCAGGATGTAGTCGAAGCGGTCGCTCACCCCCCGCAATGCCTCGCGCAAGCGCGATTCCCTCGCGATCGCCGTCACCAGTTCGACCTCGGCCCCGGCCAGGTCTATAGTTGACGGCACCGCCGCCAGGCCCTCCACCCGGGTCGGCCGCACCGCCTCCGCCATGTCCACTCCGTCAACCAGCACGTCATAAATCGTCTTGCCGTCAGCGCTCCCCATCCCCAGGCCGCTCGTGCAGTTGGCCTGGGGATCCATATCCACCACCAGCACTCGCCTGCCGGCGGCTGCCAGACAGGCGCCGAGGTTGATGGCGGTAGTGGTCTTGCCTACGCCCCCCTTCTGGTTGAGGATAGCCGTTACCTGAGCCGTCGCCATCCGCTGCAGACTCCAAGTGCCGATCCCGCGCGGCGCGGGGCCAAGCGCCGGCACACTGCACAATGACGCTCAACCGTCAAGACAACGGACCGCCCCGCGCGGGAACCTGCGGGTATTCTATCCTTCGCGTCTGCGCGTGTCAATGCCCAGAGGGCGTTTCCCCGGCCTGCCCGGCGCGCGGGGGTAAGCATCCGGCGTCGGCCGGTTCTTGCGCACAACAATGATCGTCCGCGAGAGCGCCTCCCCGGGAGCATTGATGGTGAACCTCCGCGCCGCCTCCACCTCGCCACCCAGGATCGAAATGGCCGCTCCCGCCCGGTCAATCTCCTCCGCCGCGTGCGGCCCCTTCATGAGCATCACCGCCCCGCCAACCTTCGCCAGCGGGAGGCACAGTTCAGCCGCCACCGCCGCCTCCGCCAGCGCCCGCGCGACGACGACGTCATATGATTCCCGGTGCTCGGGGTCATGTCCGACGGCCTCCGCCCGCGCGCACGCGACCCCGGCCTTGCCGAGACCGAGGATGCCAACAACGCGCTCGAGGAAGCGGCACTTCTTTCCCGTGGACTCGATCAGCGTCACGCGGAGATCGGGCCTGGCGATGGCAAGCGGAATGCCGGGCAGGCCGGCTCCGGAGCCGACGTCCGCGACGGCTGCGGCGTGCGGAAAGGGAGCCGCGAGCAGGCAGGTGAGAGAATCGAGGAAGTGCGTGGTCGCAACCTGCTGCGGGTCGGTGATAGAGGTCAGGTTGACGCGACGGTTCGATTCCAATAGGGCTCGAAGGTATGCATCGAAGGCCCTTAGCTGGCCGTCGGTGATTCGGATGCCGAGACGGCGGCCTTCCATCTGGAGCGGGCGCGCCCAGGCCGTCAATGCAGCAACCATATGTTTGCAACAGAGCGTCTCACGACGATCGCCATTCGCGCTACGTCCCGGAGCCGGCGGCGCGCGACTGGTCGTCCCGCCGGTAGCCTGCCGCGATGCGGCTGCCGACGAACATGGTGATCGCCCCGAAGCCGAGGAGAGTCACTGCCATCCGCAAGATGAACCCGAAATACGGCGCCAGCATGAGCGCCCACAGAATCACGACCCCGACCAGTCCGGCGATAACCGGCCGAACCACCTCGCGCCCCGCGAACCCCCTGAACAGCCACGAGCCCAGGAACACGCCGAACACTGCCTTTGCCGTGTACAGAAACGCAACCCAGATTCCGGCCACGATCAGCGCCGCAGGCAGCACCGGGCCCAGCAGCACCAAGACCACGAGCGGCCCGATGACTATCGCCAGGAAGCCGACGAGCAGACTCCACAGCGGGGAACTCCGGATGCGATCGGCGGCGTGGTGCATATGACGCGGCAGGAGGGCGGTCAACCCCAGGGTGAAGAGCACCAGCCATACGAGCGTGATAGATCGCCAGATCCACGGTGACGCCGGCTGGCGCGGGGTCCGCAGGCGCGGTCGCGGCAAGCGATGAACGACGTCTCCCATGACCTTGGCGCCAGTGGCCACGATTGCGGGCCGCGCGCTCTCGTAGACCAGGTTCCCCATGATCTTGGCGCCCTCAGCCAGGCGCAATCGTTCGACCCACAGGTATGCGTTGTCACCGACGCCCCCAGCCACGGTGGCGGTCCCCCCCGCGGCCTTGAGGTTGCCGCCGATCACCCCTGAAGTCGCCAGGGACTTGCACGCCGCCAGCGCGTCGCGGCGCACCACTGCGTTATCGCCCAGGACGACCCGCTGCCCGGCGGCTATGAAGTTGTGGCGTACCGAGGAATCGAGGGTGACCATCTGCCCCGCGCCCTGGAAACTCCCGCCAACCGGGCCCGAGCAGGACACCTTCTGCCCGATCGCAACCACACTGCCGCCCACCTCGCCAGGGATCGAGAGCGTCTGCGCT
The sequence above is a segment of the Armatimonadota bacterium genome. Coding sequences within it:
- a CDS encoding ParA family protein; this encodes MATAQVTAILNQKGGVGKTTTAINLGACLAAAGRRVLVVDMDPQANCTSGLGMGSADGKTIYDVLVDGVDMAEAVRPTRVEGLAAVPSTIDLAGAEVELVTAIARESRLREALRGVSDRFDYILLDTPPSLGLLTVNCLTGARWVLIPIQCEYYALEGLAQLGRTVGLVEKHLNPGLRLMGVVLTMFDGRTKLSREVAERVRERFGARVFEAVIPRSVRLSESPSYGQPIIVYDPRSKGAEAYTELAKEVMRIGDETQGTGVADPAD
- the rsmG gene encoding 16S rRNA (guanine(527)-N(7))-methyltransferase RsmG — protein: MVAALTAWARPLQMEGRRLGIRITDGQLRAFDAYLRALLESNRRVNLTSITDPQQVATTHFLDSLTCLLAAPFPHAAAVADVGSGAGLPGIPLAIARPDLRVTLIESTGKKCRFLERVVGILGLGKAGVACARAEAVGHDPEHRESYDVVVARALAEAAVAAELCLPLAKVGGAVMLMKGPHAAEEIDRAGAAISILGGEVEAARRFTINAPGEALSRTIIVVRKNRPTPDAYPRAPGRPGKRPLGIDTRRREG